TACCATTTGCTCCTGAGAAATAATTCTAACtcgttttttgttaaatttatactcTAAAATAGACTTCGCCGTATTTTCCCGCTTTTTGTGAATACTATCCATAAACTCTTGTAAAGTAATTTTCTCGGCACTTGTGGAGGGCTTTGAAAGCTTGATTTTCTTTGCAGCTGAAGCCATTGCTCGAAACGTGATTttgttataacaataaaatatcaattgcattaacttaactttaatgaagaaatattaaatttaaatatttgtagtatttttatcACAGATCTAGTCCACTGTACAGGtaacgtttatttttactcagataatatacttagtttataaatattgacaaCAGAGTAAGAAGTGTCAGAAACTTGAGATAAcgtagaataatttaaaaatttattgtctaCCTTACGTAGACAAACATAGCATATCTCATACTGCTGCATAATATCCACATTTAGGGTCTCACAGGATTAGACAATAGAAGATTAATAAGGAGCACAATAGTCAGTACATTATCTTAATTTGTAAgaggttaattttaattaaccaagattttttttatttaatttttttatggcaatagcATGGTCGATACTGTaggtataatattaatcattgAGAAAAGTCCACGCTTTGTAAACCAGTCAAGATTCAGAAACAAGAGATCGCGCGAACTATGTCTCCCGTGCATTAAAATCCAATAAATTTGTGATAGGTATACGAGACTCACATgtgaatgtttataatttttggcaTAGCACGAAGTCGTTGTAAGCgcatttaaacaaaagtctTTTGGTGctcagccggggttcgaacctaagatattatgacttgagagtcgcacgcagAAGCAAGCCAATACGGCTTTAATGTGCCTCGGGTTTTTTGAagtagaataataaatactttcatTAGATTGCAgttatatagtatatgtatttattagagtaaatatttttttaacaaaaataaaaaatatattaatattcaactCAAATAATAGTTCGAGGTAGTCCGTTGACGTGTTTTCCATAATCAATACATGTATGAGTCTTGTGaaggaaaatgttttaattttaaatcgttGCTACAGGGATGGCAATTGGCTCTTtctacattttcttttaagcATTCTAACGAACAAAACGATatcattttacatatattacaggttaataatttattctccTCCAACGGCAATGCACACTCgaagcaaattttaaattttttctcctgaaaataatgtttatggtCATTTTAGTAGTTCATTGTGTACAATATACTCTTCCGTGCCTTGATACagattaaattgtataaataatgtattgtatacattactgccctaaaaataaattaaaagggcggcaacgcactcgccagcTCATTGGCATTGGCAGCGTACATAAGCAGTATCACTATCAACAGATGAACACCTGCCCGTTTCCCTCTGtactacaaataaaaagaaatgtgcTCTTTACATATTCATTACCAGCCCAATATGGGTTTTGGCAAACAATTTTAAGGAGGGGTTAGCCTTTAATGCCTGACACTTGTCGTAGGTTTtaggattttataaaaaatggcaGTTTCCTTATGATGTTTGCTTTAACCATAGGAGCAATTATACTCTGATTTGtcattctaaaattaaatataaaataaacataaaatttgcGCAAAGCCGCGACATTGCTCACTACtcattttaacatatatacacTCATAGGCAAATTAGTTTAAGAAATACTGAAATATGCTTTTTCCACAAGAAAATTCTTGGTTTGTCTATAATGTAGTatgtaattagtaataaagttACCGCTTTATCTAGCTCAGGCTTAACAAAAGAACATTTCCATGGAATATCTTCTATTGTCttgtttatagatttattttcttttaaaaggtAGAGTACATCCTTATCTATTAGGTCTTTGACAATAGCTGTGACTTTAGACCAAGGCGTAAAGTCATTCTTTTTAGGATTGTAGAATCTCCAAGCGAGAAAGGTGACAATACTTAGAAAATGTTTCAAAACTCTTTGGTCagtataaattttctttttagtagaattaaaaatgttccatatttCTATACCACGATGTGGCGTAAGCCATAGACCGACAGctttcttatttttacattCGTTTAAAATCATGTTCCATTGTCGATGTCTGTAtctgaaatgtattaaaaaaaagcatattTCTTTGGTAACTATGGCAACACATACCGTACAAAATTAGTATATACAAAACCTAAAAATTTGTTTGGCGTTAGGGCAAATCGCAGGAACTACTGGTGTAgaggaataatttaattttgagtagataaataaactttaatagtCCTTAGAATTAAGTAAGTAAGGCCATACAGATAACATCACACTAATAGACAAAAAAGAAGAGACTAAATGATGTTGCATAACGGGGAAAAAAAACGGGAAATTGTTTTGTCAGTGTCTTATTTGTGCCATAAATGATTGGAGCGTTTATGGATTCTACAGGCAATTATCTACTTGGTTGGAAATTTCCGTTTTTTTTATCGGTAAATTTCCTTACTTGTGTATGGTTTCAATAAGGTTTTTAGCCAATTGTCCTTGCAACCATCGTATATGTACAAGCCTCGCACACTCCGTTACGAGTTCTATAGCTTGCTTATAATCTTCTTTGTCGTCTGTTACCATTTTTCCAATAGATTTTGTGGACAGCTTTTCATCCTTTTTCGGCTTTTCAGGTTTCTTACTTTTGCTATCTTGAGTATtgactataataatttttatttagttatccTTGTaccagaaaattaaattacacgtaTATATCTGTTTCTTTGAGGGCCAGGAATAGTAAagaatgaaatatttgtttataaaaaatattttcggcAAAAGGTTATTTTAGCTCTGTACAGGTTGGCTGTTCGTCAGTACTAAACTATTCAACTAACTAAATTTACCTTGGGGGCCATTTTCCATTTcgctcaatgtttttttagcgaaaacaaaaatatttttatattgatccTGACCATTCTTACACGATAACAAAGGATCTGCACCATATACCAATAGATCTGTCAACTGGAAGAACACATAGTAAACGAAGtaatgttctttaaaaaaacccgtttaaatatatatccatTATAAAATACGTATTGAAACCATGGTTACACTGTTAAGATATCGGTACACACATTTACAAACTTTCCTTTCCTAACCTCCGTGTCAAGATGAAGATGAAGAGGTTTGTAAGGCTTTTTATGATGATGAGTTTCGTCTGATCTACATGGATGAGAGCAATTATCATTTAGTAATAACTCACGATTTGAATTCTCTCGGCACCAATGCTTTTGAAGAAAGGAAGCcaaaacattttaactaaaacgCTCTGATTTGAatcatttataacataatttagaTTCGTTTTACGATTTCGCACAAATACGTcgaataaacttatattttttgtcattgCTACATCAATCGCTGAGCGCCCTTTAAACTGCGATAACGGATTGCAA
This sequence is a window from Pieris rapae chromosome 20, ilPieRapa1.1, whole genome shotgun sequence. Protein-coding genes within it:
- the LOC110996038 gene encoding uncharacterized protein LOC110996038, producing the protein MENGPQVNTQDSKSKKPEKPKKDEKLSTKSIGKMVTDDKEDYKQAIELVTECARLVHIRWLQGQLAKNLIETIHKYRHRQWNMILNECKNKKAVGLWLTPHRGIEIWNIFNSTKKKIYTDQRVLKHFLSIVTFLAWRFYNPKKNDFTPWSKVTAIVKDLIDKDVLYLLKENKSINKTIEDIPWKCSFVKPELDKAEKKFKICFECALPLEENKLLTCNICKMISFCSLECLKENVERANCHPCSNDLKLKHFPSQDSYMY